In Deltaproteobacteria bacterium, the sequence CCACGCTTCGAAGCCGTCCTCGGGTTGGAGGTAGGTCATCACGCGGCGGCGGCGCCCGCTCTCGTCGCGCACCCACCGGATGACGCGCTCGTAGGCGAAGGGATGGCCCTCGAAGCGGTCGAGCTCGCGGAGGTCGACGTTGCCCAGCTCGTAGAGGAGCCCCTCGACGCACGCGCCCTTGGCGCGCACCACGCTGGCCACCGCGCCGCCCCAGCGGTGGCTGAAGCCGCCGAAGACCAGCGCGTAGTTCGGCAGCGTCGCCCGCCCAACCACGCGCGCGTTGGCGCAGCGCTCGCGCATCTGCGCGTCGTCGAGGTTCGAGCCGTAGGCGAAGTAGAGCACCGGGTTCATCTTCTCATCTCGCTTCGGGCAGTCGCCCGGCGTCGTCATGCATCGCCTCTGTTCCCCATCGAGTCCAGCGCCGGCTCGCGGTCCGGCGCTGGTGCGTCGGCGCCGGTCACGCTGCGCGGGCATCACCGACCTCCTCGCTCTCCGTCGCGGGCTGCGTGTCCATCGCCGGGCGGCGGTCGCGGCGCTCGCCCTTCCATGCCGCCGAGCCCGCGAGCTTCTTCGTGAGGTGCAGGCGCGCGGTCTTGAACTCGTCGCCAATCAGCCCGAGGTGCAGGAGCACCACCCGGAAGTCGTACTTCGCGGTGGCGGGGTTGAACTCGCGGCGCTTGCTCGACGCGGCCTTCGAGGAGAGCGCCTTCGCAGCCATTGCGAGGACGAGCTGCACGTAGGCCTTCACCTCGCCGGCGTGCAGCGTGCCGTTGAAGTAGCGGAACTCCAACGTGCCCCTGAAGAAGAGGCTGTTGAGGTTCAGCCCGCGGTAGCGGCTGCTGTGGTAGCGGCTCGGCGTCTCGCCGCTGCGCCCGTACCAGGCGTCGCGCACGTCGCTCATCGTCTTGGGGCGGCGCGCCTCGAGCGCCTCGATGAAGCGGGCTTCGATCGGGCGGCAGTAGCGCGCGAGGCGCTGCTCGCTGACACCGAGCGCGTGCTCGAGGAGGCGCTCCTGCTTGTGAACCAGCTTGACCAGGTTCACCACGCTCTTGGCGTCGAAGCGCTCCGCTCCGACGTGGATGTGGATGCCCGTGGAGTGGTCGGCCTTCGCGCCCGCCGTGCGCACCGCGCGGATGATGTTCTGCAGCTCCTCGATGTCGTCGTAGCCGAGGACCGGCGAGACGATCTCGCCGCTGTTCTCGCCGCCGCTCAGCGAGCCGTCCGGCACGACCTTCCAGGTGCGCCCGCTCGCGGTGGTGATGCGCACGTCCCGGTAGTCGTTCGAGACGGTGCCGCCCACCACGCTGTGGATGGCCTCGGCGAGCTTCGTCCGGCTCAGGCCCACCGTCTCGATCTCGATTCCGAATCGCAGCGTCTTCATCGTCGTCGTCCTCGCGTTCTGCGCGGGGCCCAGTGCCCGTCGCGTGAGGACATACAGGCTTCCGTTCGCGCCCCTAGCAAGGCCGAACACGTTGATTTCGCATGTGTTTTCAGGCGCTTGGAATAGCCGCGAGGTTCCGCGGACATGGGGCGTCGGAGGCGGTTGTAGGCCTGCCGACGCCCCGCCGATTCCGCCGCGTTCACGCGCCCGTGGCGCCCACATTCGTGAAGAGCGCGGCCGCGTCGCGCGCGCCGAGATGCGCGAGGTAGTGGCCGATGGCCCCCCGGAAGAACTCCATGCGGTTCTTGATGCCCTTCGCGCGCCAGGCCTCGTCCATCTTGTCGGCGACGTCCGCCTCGAGCCGCAGCGGGAGGATCTTCACATCGAGCGGCTCGCCGTCGCGCGCGCGGGTCTTGCGCGGCCCGACGTTGATGCGGCCCTTCTCGGCCTCGCGGATCTTCCAGATGAGGTAGCGGCGGTCGTCGCTGCCCGTCGAGCGACCGACGACCTCGAGGTACTTCGTCTGCAGCTCCTCGATCGTCATCGACGCGAACCGACCGCGCGGCTTCGGCGGCGTGCTCTCGGCGAGCGTCGTCTCGGGCTCGGGCACCGGCGTCGCGCGCGCGCTGGTGCGCGTCGGGCGCTGCGGCTCCTCGGCGGGCGCGGGCTCGACGGCGCGCGCGGCCAACGCCTCCTCGATGCGCCGGACGAGGAACTTCTTGTTCGGGCTCTTGGTGGTCTCCCCCGTCGCCTCCTTGAAGCGCTCCCACAGCGCCGGCAGCCCGAGGGCTGCGAGGTTCTCCTTCTTGGCCTTCGTCTTCGTGGTCTTGGTCTTCGTGCTCATGACTGCTCTCCTCGTCGGGCGCTGGGTACACGTCGCCCTTCACGCGCGCGCCCTTGGCTCGCGTGGTGGGCTTGCGCTCCGTGATGGAGCGCGTCGTCGTTCAGGTCGTCAGCGCTTCAGGCTCGCGAAGCACGCGAGGTCGATGGCGCGCGGGTCGCTCGACACGAAGCTGAAGCGTCCCTCTGCTGCGAGCCAGGGCTGCACCTCGACGCGGTCGTCGGCGGTCACGCCGCCCGCGCGCTCGAGGTCTTCCTCGTCGCGGATGTACTGCCCGTCCCGGTCCGGGTCGTAGTCGGCGCGCAGCGCGTTCTTCAGCACAGCGACGATGCGCACCTTGTGGCCGCGCAGGTAGGCGTGCTCGGTGCCGTCGTAGGTCGTCGTGGTGCCGAGCGTCTTCATCGCTCCTCCTTGGCGGCGGCGAGCCCCGCGCGGTACGCGGCCTCGAGCGCGGCCTTCACCGACCAGACCGCGACGTCGTGGAAGTCGAGCGAGTCGCTCTTGCGTGTCTCGAGCGTGTCGATGTGGAGCGTCGCCTTCGCGATGGCGGCGAGCAGCTCGTCGACCGTCGGCTCCTTCTTGCCGGGGCGCTTCTTGTTCGTGGTCTGCATCGTCGTCCTCCGCGTTGATCGCCTCGCCATACAGGCTTCCGTTCGCGCCCCCAGCAAGGTCATTCCGTGAAGAATCGACCTCGCTGGGAACCGCGTGCGCGCTCAACGCGTGGCCACGCTCCACGCGGTCTTCGAGCCGTAGCGGAGCTGTTCGCCCTCGACGAGGAAGACGTCGTTCTTGGCGGTGCCGCGCTCGAGGCGGGGCTCCTCGTCGTCGTCGCCATCGCCGTCCTCGTCGCGATCGGCGCGGAGCATCTCTTCGCGCGTCGTCACGCCTGCGAGGCTCAGCTCGAACGGCCAGTTCTGCTGCATCATCACGAGGACCTCGGCGTCCGGGTCCTGCTCCTCCAGCAACTCGATCAGCTCGCTCACCTTCATGTCGTCGTCTCCGTCGGGGTGGTCCGTGCGGTGCGCCCCGTTCGCGACGACATACAGGCTTCCTTCTGGCGACCTTCCAAGGCGAAGAAGCGAGAAATCGACCGGCGCGCGGAAGCCCGCGTTACCTCGCGAGAACTCCGCGCACGGTCCTCACGCAGCCTTGTCGTGCATGTCCTCGATGGCGTCCTTCAGCGCGACGAGCGCGGCCTCGACCTTGGTCACGGCCTCGGTCTGCACGCGCCCCATCTCGGCCACCTTGTCGAACAGCTCGCGGAGCTGCGCGTCCTTCTTCTCGTTCACGCGCCAGAAGGCCCAGCCGAGCACTGCGACGAGGCCGTAGGGGCCGGTCGCCTGAAGCCACGTCGCAACGCTGGTGAAGGTGTCCATCCGTCTCTCCTCTTTGGTCAGGCCACGGCGGGCGTGGGCAGCAGGTCTCGAACGTCGGCACGGCGCACGCCGGTCGCGCGCTTCACCGCTTCCTCGAACGCGACGTCCGGCGCGAGCCCGGCCTCGAGGCGCAGCCATGCGTAGAGGACGAGCATCGAGCCGTCGGCGTGCCCGAAGTACTGGTGCGCGAGCACACCCGGCAGCGGCGCCTTCGCGGCAGCAGGCACGAGGCCCAGTGCGAAGCGTCCGTCCCGCAGCCCCGGCCACGCGCGCGGCACCGCGATGCCCGCCGACGGCGCGCTCGTCGTCCAGCGCACGAGCGCGGCGACCGCTTCCGCCTGCGCGGGTGTCGGCAGGACGTACTCACCCTTGTGCGCCCACGGCGCCTTGATGACGCGGTCCCACGGCAGGCCCGGCTTCAGGTAGCTCGGGTAGTACGGGTTCACGACCTCGACGCCGAACGACGCGCCGTTGTGCTGGCTCGCGTGCCAGAGGATGTCCGTCGCGAGGTCGCCGTGCTGCGTGAGCGCGCCGTCCGCGCCCATCACGAGGTGGACGCTGAGCCCGCGCTTCTTCAAGACCGCGATGGTCGAGTCGACGCTGCGCGTGACGGTCTCGTGGATGACGAGCTCGACCGCGCGAGCTCGTTTGCCCTTCGAGGGAAACCGATGGACGCCGTCTTCGGCGAACGTGCGGATCGAGAGGCCCTCGACCGGGCACGTGGTCTTGCCGCCGACGATGAAGCCGCCGCTCACTGGCCGGGCTCCTTCCCTTGCAGTTCCTCGACAGCCCGCGCCGGCAGCTTCAGCCCCTTGTCGAAGAAGCGGGCCCTGACCTCAGTGGCGATGGGCTTGGTGACGATCTGCTCGGCCTTGCCCACGAGACGTTCGACGACACGCCCCTTCTTCACGAGCTGCGAGTGCAGCTCGTCGACCATGAGCCGGTGGAGGTGCCCGGAGCTGCCCTGCGACGGGTGCGCCTGCTCGCTCGCAGGCGAGCGCACCAGAAACTCTCGCGAGCGGCAGGTGGGACACTCAGGCAGAGGAACGACTCCGTCCTCGACCTGGTCGTCGCGTTCGACACCGACCGCGAGGTTCGCGAGCGCAACGCGGTTCTCGCGGTCGCACCCTGCGCAGCGCTGAACGAGCTCGGTGTCGGTGATCTCCTGAATTGCCATGTGCTCCTCACGCGATGGCGGTGTACGAGCCGAACCAGTACGCGGTCGCTGCTGCCCCCAGCGACTGGTACGAGAAGAAGCCGAAGCCATCGCGGTCGGCGAAGCGTACGTCGGGGCTGCCTGAGAACCCGCTGCTCGTGTTCAGCGCGCTGAACGTGATCGACGACGGCGTCGCCGGGAATCGGTTGCGGAACGTGACGGCGCCACCACCGGCGAGCGTGCGCGTCGCGCTGTCGGCGTTGGACCACTCCATCCCGACGCGGCCGACCTCGCGCACCGTCCCCGTCAGCTCGAACGCGGAGTTGACGGTGCTGCTCATCGGCAGGCGCCAGGTGCGCGTCCAGGTGGTGAAGGTCGCAGCGAATGAGTCCTCGTGGAGGAACTCGATCTCGTTGCGGGCGAAGCGAAACGCCCCGCAGAAGGTGCCGGACGCGTCACGCACCCACTGGGTCCCGTCCCACGAGGCGTTCAGCGTGAACCAGATGGAGGCGGTGTCCGAGTAGATGCGAAGGCGCGTCGAGGCGGTGCCGGACGCGTTCGCGTCGAGGATCAGCGCCTTCGTCCCGCCGAGCGGCGGGATGTGGATGGTGCGGTGCTGGCCGGCGTTCGCCTCGTTGCCCTTGAAGTGGTCATCCTCGAAGGCGTCGAGGATCTCGGCGAGCGCGGCCTCGACATTCGCGGCGTTGAGGTTCGCGCCCGCATCGGCGACCGAGACCGCGCTCGCGGCGTGCGCGCCGCTCGCCTGGTTCACGTGGCTGTTGAGCCCGCCGAGCAGCGTCACGAGGGCGGCGCGCAGCGTGCCCGCCGCGATCGCCGTGGGCGCGCCCGCGATCGCATCGACGCCGACGAGCCCCGCGCCCGGCGACGCTGCCCCGGTCGCGACGAGGTCCGTCACGATCTCCTGGAGCTGCGCCTGGACGTTCGTGCCGGCGATGTTGTTGTGGGGCGTCGCCGCGATGGCCGCTGCGTTGTGCGCACCGGTCGGCGCGCTCACGTGCGTGTTCAGGAAGCCGAGGAGCTGCGCGAGCTGGCTCTTCACGGAGCCCGCAGGGAGCGCGTTGGGAGCGCCCGCCGCCGCATCCACGCCGACGCGCGAGGCACCGGAGCTGCCCACCGCTCCGGTCGCGAGGTCGTCGATCAGCTCGTCGACGGCGGCCTGCACGTTGCCCGCGCCCACGAACCCGTGTGGCGCGTAGTCGATCGCGGTCGCCGCATGGCGCCGCGCGACCGCCGTGAAGTGGTCGCGCAGCTCGGCGTCGGCCTCGTCGAACGCGGCCTGGACCGTCGCGGCGAGCGGCTGGAGGATGCTCCACGTCCCGGTGGTCACGGCCACCGAGGTGCCCTGCGCGAAGATGAACGCCTGCCGGCGCGAGGTGTCGAGGTCGGCGACGAGGATCTGCGTCTGCCCGGGGCGGCGACGCACGTCGCAGAGGAGCAGCTCGTCGGCCTGCAGCGCGGGCTTCGGCGCGACGCCGATGGCCCCCTCGGGTGCCTGCCGCACCACGAGCTCGAACGACTCGTCGCGCCGGAAGAACACCTGCTGGGAGTTGCCGTCCGTGCGCGGGTCGGAGAGCTGGCGCTTGAAGCGCAGGAAGATGCCCAGCCACCGCTCGTTGCCGACCGTGGCGACATCGGTCGGGATGCCCACGAGGTCGACGGCGCAGTCCACGGTCTGGCCGGTGCCGAAGAACATGCGCTGACCGAGGTTGTCGTAGGCCCGCCCGGGCGCGGTGAGGTCCACCGTCAGGTCCGGCACCGGCGAATGCGGCGCGGGGACGGCGCCCGAGACGATGCCGTAGATGTTCAGGTCGGCGGCGAGGTCCCGGTCCGCCTTCTCGAGCAACGCGAACGCGAGGTCGAGCTCGGCCTCGGTGACGCGCTGGCGGAAGTAGAAGTCGACGCGATCGGCCATGTCCTTGCCTCGGCGGGCACGGGGCCCTCCGGGGAGGCAAAGCCGGCCAGGAGCCGAGTCGGGGACAGCAGGTGGGTGGGCGGACCGCCGGCAGGCGGTGCGGGGGCTACGGTTCCTGGCGGGGGGCCCCGGCGGGGCTGGCGGGCTGCGACGCGGGCCTCGCCTCGGGGCAATGGCTAACCCTGGTCTGGTCCGGGGCGCAGAGAGGGTCTGGGGCCTGGCACCGCGGGGCCCACGCCAGAAGATGAAGTAGAGGGGACTGGCGAGAGGCGGCAGGGGAGCCCTGGCGGTGGGATCACGCTCGGTCAGGGGGCATGATGCGTTCACAAGGCGCCGGAGCGGGCGCACAAGGAGGCGGGCGGTTCGAGCGCGCGGCCGCGCTGGCTGGGCCGAGACGTCGGAAGCCTGGGGTCAGGCCGCTCAGTGCAGGTCCGTGGTCTCGCCCAGGTCGCTGAGGCCCAGCTCCCAGTGGTTCGGGAGCACCGGCGGCAGCGGCTCGACGAGGTCTACGAAGTGCGTGTGCGCGGGCTTCAGGTACTCGACGATGGCGCGGAGCTGCTGGCGCTCACGGTCGGTGAGGATGCGCGCGACCTCGACGTTGAAAGCGTAGCGCGCGAAGCGGTCGGAGGGGCCGAGCACCCAGTCGACGCCCAGCAGCGACTCGCCGAGGTAGAGCGTGTCGGCGTTGAAGGGCGTGATGGCCGAGATGTCGATGCCGAGGAAGAAGCGGATCGCGTTCTGGATGCCCTTGGCCGTGCCCTTCTGCCGGTACATCTCGACGAGCACCGACGCGAGCCGCCGCTTGCCCATCGCGTCGAGCTCGAACGGGAACGGGTTGCCGAGGTCGCGCAGGATGAGGTCGACGAAGGCCTCGGGCGCGCGCTCGAGGTCGAAGATATCGGGCCAGCGATCGACGTCGGCGAGCAGGAGGTCCGTCACCTCCTGCAGGCACGCGACGAATCGGAACAAGTCGCCGGTGTGGTCGTCGCGTCGGTTGTGCTTCGGCAGCATGCGCCACAGATCGAAGCGGCGCCGCTCCGGGCGCGCGGGACGGAAGCCGGTGAAGCTCGCGCGGTCGTAGGGGCCGAGGACGGCGTTGCCGAAGAGATCCGTCACGCCGACGGCCACGACCTCGTGAAGCACGTCGGGCGTCATCTCGGTGTCGAGCGTGAGGAGGACGACACTCCCCTCGACGTTCACACCGGCGACGGCGACTGAGACGGCCGGCGCGCCCTTCGGCGTGAGGTGGAAGCTAGCCCCGCTCGGGACCAGCACCGACTCGTCGAATCCCACGCGCACGGTCTTCTGCGCGAGCGCCTGTGCGCCGACGACACGCGGCGCAGTCCGGTCCTCGACGACGAACGAGT encodes:
- a CDS encoding amidoligase family protein, with the protein product MKTLRFGIEIETVGLSRTKLAEAIHSVVGGTVSNDYRDVRITTASGRTWKVVPDGSLSGGENSGEIVSPVLGYDDIEELQNIIRAVRTAGAKADHSTGIHIHVGAERFDAKSVVNLVKLVHKQERLLEHALGVSEQRLARYCRPIEARFIEALEARRPKTMSDVRDAWYGRSGETPSRYHSSRYRGLNLNSLFFRGTLEFRYFNGTLHAGEVKAYVQLVLAMAAKALSSKAASSKRREFNPATAKYDFRVVLLHLGLIGDEFKTARLHLTKKLAGSAAWKGERRDRRPAMDTQPATESEEVGDARAA
- a CDS encoding N-acetylmuramoyl-L-alanine amidase, translated to MVGGKTTCPVEGLSIRTFAEDGVHRFPSKGKRARAVELVIHETVTRSVDSTIAVLKKRGLSVHLVMGADGALTQHGDLATDILWHASQHNGASFGVEVVNPYYPSYLKPGLPWDRVIKAPWAHKGEYVLPTPAQAEAVAALVRWTTSAPSAGIAVPRAWPGLRDGRFALGLVPAAAKAPLPGVLAHQYFGHADGSMLVLYAWLRLEAGLAPDVAFEEAVKRATGVRRADVRDLLPTPAVA
- a CDS encoding gamma-glutamylcyclotransferase, with the translated sequence MLYFAYGSNLDDAQMRERCANARVVGRATLPNYALVFGGFSHRWGGAVASVVRAKGACVEGLLYELGNVDLRELDRFEGHPFAYERVIRWVRDESGRRRRVMTYLQPEDGFEAWAPPLGYFTVLWHAYARLGFDVEPLARAAGVSP
- a CDS encoding phage tail protein, which encodes MSTLELPALYVDSVALVVTTPRLVLVNRDPSPGESGVPIDATIALELVDTGPDGVERSTARVWIDGVLAFDGSAVPELAPAFAGPLASVTQTTDTLRVVLHPVVPLASLATVHVRVLAQTVGGAASLDEVYSFVVEDRTAPRVVGAQALAQKTVRVGFDESVLVPSGASFHLTPKGAPAVSVAVAGVNVEGSVVLLTLDTEMTPDVLHEVVAVGVTDLFGNAVLGPYDRASFTGFRPARPERRRFDLWRMLPKHNRRDDHTGDLFRFVACLQEVTDLLLADVDRWPDIFDLERAPEAFVDLILRDLGNPFPFELDAMGKRRLASVLVEMYRQKGTAKGIQNAIRFFLGIDISAITPFNADTLYLGESLLGVDWVLGPSDRFARYAFNVEVARILTDRERQQLRAIVEYLKPAHTHFVDLVEPLPPVLPNHWELGLSDLGETTDLH